Part of the Terrisporobacter glycolicus ATCC 14880 = DSM 1288 genome is shown below.
ACTAATTTTATTTATAAAATGTTAAATTAATTTGCATACTAAAAAACTGTAGATATTAAAATCTACAGTTTTTTAATTATATATATTTAAATTTAATAATGATATACTCTTTCCACTCTACTACCTATACAACTTAAGGTTTCATTTGTTATTGTTCCACTCAGTCTACTTAATTGATTTACTGGTAAGTAAAAATCTCCATCTTGACCAAACAATGTTACAATATCTCCTTCTTTAACATTATCAATATTAGTTACATCTACCATTGTTTGATCCATACAAACATTGCCTATTATTCTTCCATATTGGCCATTTACTAAAACTTTAAAATCTTTTTTAGATACCGCTCTAGAAAATCCATCAGCATATCCAATTGTAATAGTAGCTATTTTCATTGGAGTTGGTGTAGTAAAGTTATTACCATAACCTATATTCTCTCCAGCGTCTACCTCTTTTACCATAGCCACTCTACATCTTAATGACATTGTCGGCTTTAATTGTTCATTATTTGGTAATTTACTTAATATAGTATCACATGGATCACAAGGTACACCGTATAATATAATACCTGGTCTGGCTAAGTCTCTATTTATTTCTCTATAGGATGCTATACCATAAGAGTTTTGTAAATGAACTTTTCCTAAATTTAAATTTTCATCTTTTAATTTATCAATTATATAATCAAAATTTTCAATTTGCTTTCTTGTAAATAATATATCTTCTTCTGCCTCACTATCAGCTCTACATAAATGAGAGAATATACCCGTAATAT
Proteins encoded:
- the vanT gene encoding serine racemase VanT catalytic subunit, coding for MRAKIYNSRDEIDTSKLRAFAEINLTNFKHNIDVISNMLDENCEIVGVVKANAYGHGAVEVASYFESIGIKYLAVACISEAIELREGNIKGEIIVLGYTPVCQKEELIKYNLTQTLINSKYAKNLSDLPGTVKCHVALNTGMNRIGENRDNIDDIKSIFNLENIYITGIFSHLCRADSEAEEDILFTRKQIENFDYIIDKLKDENLNLGKVHLQNSYGIASYREINRDLARPGIILYGVPCDPCDTILSKLPNNEQLKPTMSLRCRVAMVKEVDAGENIGYGNNFTTPTPMKIATITIGYADGFSRAVSKKDFKVLVNGQYGRIIGNVCMDQTMVDVTNIDNVKEGDIVTLFGQDGDFYLPVNQLSRLSGTITNETLSCIGSRVERVYHY